The Vicinamibacteria bacterium nucleotide sequence ACTATATGACGAAACCGTTCGAGTTCATCGAGCTGCTGGCACGGGTCGAGGCGATGTTGAGGCGCCCTGCTCTTGGCTCGAGCCGGCCCAACGAGCCCTTCACATTTGGCAGGGTGCAGGTAAACCTTCGCAGCGCCGAAGTTCTGTGCGGGGGAAAACCCGTCCAGCTCTCGGCACGCGAATTTCGGTTGCTAAGCCATTTCATCGAGAACCAGGACGTCGTCCTGTCGCGCAACGACCTGCTCGATGCCGTTTGGGGCTACGATGCGATGCCGACGACACGAACCGTCGACGTCCACGTCGCTCGTCTCCGACAAAGGCTCGAAGTCGATCCGGCCAATCCGCGATACATTCTCACCGTACGCGGGCTCGGCTACCGCTTCTCACCCCGGGGAGAATGAAACCGGGCTAGATTTTACGCCCTCGTTACATACTCGTTTCGTTCCGGTAACCACGCCCGCGTCCGCTTTTGCGAATATGCGTTTGTGATGCTTGGGCCTGTAGATATCCATAGGGAATCTCAGCGGGGGTTTTCCCCCACGATTCTTTGGGGGGAAAGTCCCCTCGGTTATCTCACAGAACCTTTGAGTCCCGAGGGCTAACGTGGTGGAAACCAGAAAAAGCTGGGGAAGGGGAGTCAAAGGGAGGTCTTTGTATCATGAGCATGAAATCAACCACCTGGAGGCCCATCGAGGGTGCAACCGAGCGCTCTGTCGACGAGGCGCGATCCCTCGAAGCGTCGAGATTCGACGAGATAGCGGTCGTCGTTTCTCTCCTGGCCTTCATGGTGTTGTTCTTCTACACGGTTTTCGTCTCCTGAAGACGAAGAAAGAAACTCTGCCAGGGCTGTTTCGGCCTAAACAAAAAAGCAACGATATCCCCCCTCGCGGGTGACGACCCGCGCAGGTATTCCACTTGGCTGGAGCGGCCCTGGCAGGGTAATCCGCTCCTTCATCTCGGTAGAGACCGACCCACGATTCGCTCGTAGCTCTCGGGATCCGTCGCGCCTTCGGTGCACAGGACGACGACGCTCGAAGATGCACCGAGGCTGAGTTGTTCTCGAGGCACTGCCTGGAGGCCGGCGAGCGATGCCGCTCCGGTCTCGCCGGAAACGATGCCGGAAGCGGCAAGGGCTCGCATCGCCTCTTCGGCATCGACGTCCGCGACGGCAATACAGGCATCCAGTCCTTCCTGGAGTGCGGGGAAGGCGATTGACGAGGGCGTACCGCAGTTCAGCCCGACCATGATCGAGGGGTGCGGTCCGGGAATCGTCACGATCTGGCCGGCTCGAAGCGATGCTTGAACGCACGCCGCGCTCGCCGGCTCCACCCCGATGACGCGCACCCGCTCGCTGCTCGCGAAAAAATCGGCGGCCGCGGCTCCGAGCGCGCCCACACCCAAAGGAACGAACACAGCGTTCGGCGCCTCGTCGAGCTGGGCGTCGATCTCCCAAAAGATGGTCGAGTAGCCCTCGATGACCCAGCGAGGGATCTCCTCGTAGCCCGGCCAGGACGTGTCGTCCACGACGAGACAACGACGGCTTTCCTCACGGGCCGAGCGCCGAATCGTTGCGTCGTAGTCACCATCGACGATCTCGACTTCCGCCCCTTCGGCCTCGATGGCACG carries:
- a CDS encoding response regulator transcription factor — translated: MKKPAEETSGSRILLVEDDHSLRLALRDRLASEGYRIETAADGDQGVLAAREGDHDLIILDVMLPGRSGFDIVRELRRRRIETPILMLTARGDVTDKVLGLQLGADDYMTKPFEFIELLARVEAMLRRPALGSSRPNEPFTFGRVQVNLRSAEVLCGGKPVQLSAREFRLLSHFIENQDVVLSRNDLLDAVWGYDAMPTTRTVDVHVARLRQRLEVDPANPRYILTVRGLGYRFSPRGE
- a CDS encoding diaminopropionate ammonia-lyase; this translates as YRNPRTIRRREPRFCSCDPIAFHRRLPGYEPTPLVDAPTIAERLGLARLTVKDESCRFGLPSFKLLGASWAIYRALVQRHGELEPWSSLEDISEKLSHLEPLTLAAATDGNHGRAVAHMARLLGFGARVFVPAGTAAARIRAIEAEGAEVEIVDGDYDATIRRSAREESRRCLVVDDTSWPGYEEIPRWVIEGYSTIFWEIDAQLDEAPNAVFVPLGVGALGAAAADFFASSERVRVIGVEPASAACVQASLRAGQIVTIPGPHPSIMVGLNCGTPSSIAFPALQEGLDACIAVADVDAEEAMRALAASGIVSGETGAASLAGLQAVPREQLSLGASSSVVVLCTEGATDPESYERIVGRSLPR